The Chrysoperla carnea chromosome X, inChrCarn1.1, whole genome shotgun sequence genome includes a region encoding these proteins:
- the LOC123302903 gene encoding uncharacterized protein LOC123302903 — MEVIKSNLRTENKSRVYCAVNGCGSKSHTNLEVSFHAIPKPHMRVYSLCSLHFQRNDFILPSVITKKMTLTKTCVPSCNLPSSVKESNKAKKNIEARRQRLLNRSLNKDAVKKHNDINEDSSAKNLDNLVLDKRDENYFTSDNVIEKPSEKIYNDVEVQVETLFIKPSFMDFIKSEENLRTATGIQSYELLDLIVELVYDHYGATMHKSEMSLKEKIIMTYVKLKQNLSYSFLTIIFNNCSPRHCKRIFYHTLQMLSETLKPMISWPSKDEISRNLPKVFEGFEDVRVVVDFTEIFIQASTKLCCQEVVYSNDKSSPTIKIMTGVSPGGTITFISKPFGGRASDTEIFSNSELINFLEDNDGVMCDRGFLIDELCARKRWKLIRPPFYLTSQIAKARVHVERSNQRIKTFAMVGETMSVKLVPIVDDIFSVICETVNLSSPILKDDKFMQN, encoded by the exons ATGGAAGTTATAAAATCGAATCTTCGTACTGAAAATAAAAGTAGAGTTTATTGTGCGGTGAATGGTTGTGGTAGTAAATCTCATACGAATTTAGAAGTTAGTTTTCATGCTATACCTAAACCACACATGAGAGTGTATTCATTATGTTCATTACATTTTCAAAGGAATGATTTTATTCTACCAA GTGTTATTACTAAAAAGATGACCTTAACAAAAACATGTGTTCCATCGTGTAATCTACCAAGCTCTGTTAAAGAATcaaataaagctaaaaaaaatatagaggcACGACGTCAGCGTCTATTAAATCGGAGCTTAAATAAGGATGCTGTGAAAAAACATAATGATATTAATGAGGATTCTAGTgctaaaaatttggataatttaGTGCTTGATAAAAGAGATGAGAACTACTTTACCAGTGATAATGTTATTGAAAAACCttctgaaaaaatatataatgatgtTGAAGTTCAGGTggaaactttatttataaaaccatCATTCATGGATTTTATAAAGTCAGAAGAAAATTTACGAACAGCAACAGGAATTCAATCGTATGAGCTATTGGATCTGATTGTTGAACTTGTTTATGATCATTATGGTGCAACTATGCACAAAAGTGAAATgagcttaaaagaaaaaattattatgaccTATGTCAAATTGAAACAGAATCTTTCGTActcatttttaactattatttttaataattgctcACCGAGGCACTGTAAACGAATTTTTTACCACACTTTACAAATGTTAAGTGAGACACTAAAACCTATGATATCTTGGCCGTCAAAGGATGAAATTTCTCGAAATTTACCGAAAGTGTTCGAAGGATTCGAAGATGTTAGGGTTGTGGTAGATTTTACTGAGATTTTCATTCAAGCTTCAACTAAATTATGCTGTCAGGAAGTTGTTTATTCAAATGACAAATCGTCTCCAACGATCAAGATTATGACTGGAGTATCACCGGGAGGGACAATTACATTTATAAGTAAACCGTTTGGAGGAAGAGCTAGTGatactgaaatattttcaaacagtgaattaatcaattttcttgAAGATAATGATGGAGTAATGTGTGATCGAGGATTCTTAATAGACGAGCTTTGTGCTCGAAAACGTTGGAAACTTATTAGACCACCGTTTTACCTTACCTCACAAATTGCTAAAGCTCGAGTGCATGTAGAAAGATCTAATCAGCGAATCAAAACTTTTGCTATGGTTGGTGAAACAATGTCGGTGAAATTGGTACCAATTGTAGATGATATTTTTAGTGTTATTTGTGAAACTGTCAACCTCAGTTCACCAATTTTAAAGGATGATAAATTTATgcagaattaa